A stretch of Myroides oncorhynchi DNA encodes these proteins:
- a CDS encoding HugZ family protein: MSTDTINPNFDQHKVKPKAPKVAELVDSCKSVMMATISEDGTPLVSTAPYSRVGNEFQILVSFMAKHTKNLRDRKQVSFMFVEDEAASKQLYARHRLTLDTQAELVEKDSPLYEQAIADLKVRHGKVVEILDNLEDFIMFNFKPIKGSYVNGFGSAYFVDENLEVMEHRRGAHGQHNVEQK, encoded by the coding sequence ATGAGTACAGATACAATAAACCCAAATTTTGACCAACATAAAGTAAAGCCAAAAGCACCTAAGGTTGCAGAGTTAGTTGATTCATGCAAGTCAGTGATGATGGCTACTATCAGTGAAGATGGTACACCACTAGTAAGTACTGCTCCATACTCTAGAGTAGGGAATGAGTTTCAGATACTAGTGTCTTTTATGGCAAAACACACAAAGAACTTACGCGATCGCAAACAAGTATCGTTTATGTTTGTAGAAGATGAGGCTGCTTCAAAACAGTTGTATGCTAGACACCGCCTTACATTAGATACTCAAGCAGAATTAGTAGAGAAAGACAGTCCACTATATGAGCAAGCTATTGCAGATTTAAAAGTGAGACACGGTAAAGTAGTAGAGATATTAGATAATCTTGAAGACTTCATCATGTTTAACTTTAAACCTATCAAAGGATCATATGTAAACGGATTCGGTAGTGCATACTTCGTAGATGAAAACCTTGAAGTAATGGAACACAGAAGAGGTGCTCATGGTCAACATAACGTAGAGCAAAAATAA
- a CDS encoding DUF2975 domain-containing protein, with product MKLKFLTILLIIAYLFSFNNHFKDMKRGFNEGYDSGSTTLTNPYYITIKNSIEYNAKLTTNHNSPKIAVTDSTSRIRVDDVPFSYSLLRTVMIMSSFIFIVFIVYALYNSFIILKFLYKGETVSRIQIKRIKVLASILLGLAIYENILEYLSTYEASRIASLYNLEAVKGDFNFTIFFIPLILLMIVEVLKQHLKLKEEADLII from the coding sequence ATGAAACTAAAATTTCTAACTATATTATTAATCATTGCTTATTTATTTTCCTTTAACAATCATTTTAAGGATATGAAAAGAGGTTTTAATGAAGGTTATGACAGCGGGAGCACTACTTTGACAAATCCTTACTATATAACAATCAAAAACAGTATAGAATACAATGCAAAACTAACGACTAATCATAACTCACCTAAAATAGCTGTAACTGATTCAACAAGTAGAATTCGTGTAGACGATGTTCCTTTTAGTTATTCACTTCTTAGAACTGTTATGATAATGAGTTCATTTATTTTTATCGTTTTTATAGTCTATGCCTTATACAATAGCTTTATTATTCTAAAGTTTTTATACAAAGGAGAAACTGTTAGCCGTATTCAAATTAAACGTATAAAAGTACTAGCTTCTATACTTTTAGGTCTTGCTATTTACGAGAACATACTCGAATATCTATCTACCTACGAAGCATCGAGAATAGCATCTTTATATAACCTAGAAGCTGTAAAAGGTGACTTTAATTTTACAATCTTCTTTATTCCCTTAATTTTGCTAATGATAGTAGAAGTGCTTAAACAGCACTTAAAGTTAAAAGAAGAAGCTGACTTAATCATATAA
- a CDS encoding DMT family transporter, whose amino-acid sequence MKNLKGILFALISSGTFGLVPLFSLPMILPNLRPEGMVAIGIPTILFYRFLFSSVTMGAVCLYKKTSLKISIKDLAVVFFLALLYAATAKFLVDAYEYIDSGLATTVHFLYPIFVSIVMIMFYKEKKSMALIIASVLSLIGVGMMCIHGEASPSLFTGLILSALTIFTYGLYIVGLNKSRIAEMNFDSLTFYVLLMGCLIFLFYCLFTSGIQPILLRSDWINLILLGVFATFISDLCLVLAVKHAGSTVTSILGSMEPVVAVLVGTLFFAEHFDWMSALGLAFVLGAVTLVIISKKN is encoded by the coding sequence ATGAAAAACCTTAAAGGAATTCTATTCGCTTTGATTTCTTCAGGTACATTTGGCTTGGTACCTTTATTTTCCCTGCCGATGATCTTACCTAATTTGCGACCAGAAGGAATGGTAGCAATTGGTATACCGACCATTCTATTTTACCGATTTTTGTTTTCATCTGTTACGATGGGTGCAGTGTGTTTATACAAAAAAACGAGCTTAAAAATATCTATTAAAGACCTTGCAGTCGTCTTTTTCTTGGCGCTACTATATGCCGCTACAGCTAAGTTTTTAGTTGATGCGTATGAGTATATAGATAGCGGACTAGCTACCACAGTGCACTTTCTATACCCAATATTCGTCAGTATAGTGATGATTATGTTTTATAAAGAAAAGAAGTCGATGGCGCTTATCATAGCTTCTGTATTATCATTAATAGGAGTTGGAATGATGTGCATACACGGAGAGGCTTCTCCCTCACTATTCACAGGATTAATACTATCAGCATTAACGATATTTACCTACGGATTATACATCGTAGGGCTTAATAAAAGTAGAATAGCAGAGATGAACTTCGATTCACTGACATTCTACGTTCTACTAATGGGGTGTTTGATCTTCTTATTTTACTGTTTATTCACTTCAGGAATACAGCCTATATTACTAAGAAGTGATTGGATAAATCTGATATTACTAGGAGTATTCGCTACATTTATTTCTGACTTATGTCTAGTACTAGCAGTGAAGCACGCAGGATCTACAGTAACCTCCATCTTAGGCTCAATGGAACCAGTAGTAGCTGTATTAGTAGGTACGTTGTTTTTTGCTGAGCATTTTGATTGGATGTCAGCACTAGGTCTAGCATTCGTACTAGGGGCTGTGACATTAGTTATCATATCAAAAAAGAACTAA
- a CDS encoding GNAT family N-acetyltransferase, with product MNNLAETTTFTTVDKSNIHLILPLAEKIWEDTYLHIIGQEQIDYMLPMMYGTERILGELKEGYKWELLMQGEELLGYTNYKLMEDNRVFLSKLYTNVYKQVKGLGVFMFEHVVEYARREGATAVYLTVNKNNQRAIDFYIRSNMKCIDSKTFDIGQGYVMDDYIYQLDL from the coding sequence ATGAATAACTTAGCAGAAACAACGACTTTTACGACTGTAGATAAAAGTAATATACACTTAATACTACCTTTAGCAGAGAAGATATGGGAGGATACATACCTTCATATTATCGGACAAGAGCAGATAGATTATATGCTACCGATGATGTATGGTACTGAGCGTATCTTAGGTGAATTAAAAGAAGGGTATAAGTGGGAACTGTTAATGCAAGGGGAGGAGTTATTAGGCTACACGAACTATAAGCTTATGGAAGACAACCGTGTGTTCCTTTCTAAACTATACACGAATGTGTATAAGCAAGTAAAGGGATTAGGTGTGTTTATGTTTGAGCACGTAGTAGAGTATGCTAGACGAGAAGGTGCTACTGCGGTATATCTTACAGTAAATAAGAATAACCAACGTGCCATAGACTTCTATATTCGCAGTAATATGAAGTGTATCGACTCTAAGACTTTCGATATCGGACAGGGATATGTGATGGATGACTATATTTATCAGTTAGATTTATAA
- the gcvP gene encoding aminomethyl-transferring glycine dehydrogenase gives MKTNAFALRHIGPRPEDMAAMLKTVKADSIDQLINETFPDTIRLKEDLNLAPAMTEYEYLSHIQALGNKNKIFRTFIGLGYNEAVVPAAIIRNVFENPGWYTAYTPYQAEVAQGRLEALLNFQTTVIELSGMEIANASLLDEATAAAEAMILLFDVRTRDQKKNNAVKFFVSEEILPQTLSVLQTRSTPFGVELVVGNHEEFDFSEEFFGAILQYPGKHGVVADYADFINQAKAKDIKVAVAADIMSLVLLTPPGEMGADVVVGTTQRFGIPLGFGGPHAAFFATKEEYKRSMPGRIIGVSKDADDNFALRMALQTREQHIKREKATSNICTAQVLLAVMASFYAVYHGPKGLTNIASLIHAKAVTVATELGKLGIEQVNANFFDTILVKADAVKVKAIAEANNINFNYIDANTISISLNETVEVADVNAIVNVFAQVVGKPATEVTALSTEVKYQAKLKRTSKFLEHAAFNSYHSETELMRYIKKLERKDLALNHSMISLGSCTMKLNAAAEMLPLSNAQWNNVHPFVPADQAQGYLEMLHALEQQLNVITGFAGTTLQPNSGAQGEYAGLMAIRAYHHSRNDFQRDIALIPASAHGTNPASAAMAGMKVVVTKTTPEGNIDVADLKAKAEQYKDNLSCLMVTYPSTHGVYESAIMEITQIIHDNGGQVYMDGANMNAQVAITNPANIGADVCHLNLHKTFAIPHGGGGPGVGPICVAKHLVPFLPTNPVVKVGGEQGITAISAAPYGSALVCLISYGYITMLGTEGLTKVTQQAILNANYMKSRLEEHYSILYTGEKGRAAHEMIVDVREFKEKGIEVTDIAKRLIDYGFHAPTVSFPVAGTLMIEPTESESKEELDKFCDAMASIRQEIENATLDNPVNELKNAPHTLALLTADNWDLPYSRQKAAYPLPYVAENKLWPTVRRIDDAYGDRNLVCSCAPIEVYMEN, from the coding sequence ATGAAAACAAACGCATTTGCATTAAGACACATTGGTCCTCGTCCTGAGGACATGGCAGCAATGCTTAAAACAGTGAAAGCTGACAGCATTGATCAATTAATCAACGAAACTTTTCCAGACACTATTCGTCTAAAAGAAGACTTAAATCTTGCTCCAGCTATGACTGAGTATGAGTATTTATCTCATATCCAAGCATTGGGAAACAAGAATAAAATATTCCGTACTTTCATCGGGTTAGGATATAACGAGGCGGTAGTTCCAGCAGCTATTATCCGTAACGTATTTGAAAACCCAGGATGGTACACAGCTTATACTCCTTACCAAGCTGAAGTAGCTCAAGGTCGTTTAGAAGCTTTATTAAACTTCCAAACTACTGTAATCGAACTTTCAGGTATGGAGATTGCAAATGCTTCTCTTCTTGATGAAGCTACTGCTGCTGCTGAAGCAATGATCTTATTATTCGATGTTAGAACAAGAGATCAAAAGAAAAATAATGCTGTTAAGTTCTTCGTATCTGAAGAAATCTTACCACAAACTTTATCTGTATTACAGACTCGTTCTACTCCGTTTGGTGTTGAATTAGTAGTAGGTAACCACGAAGAATTTGACTTCTCAGAAGAGTTCTTTGGAGCTATCTTACAGTACCCAGGTAAACACGGTGTAGTTGCTGACTATGCTGACTTTATCAACCAAGCAAAAGCAAAAGATATTAAAGTAGCTGTAGCTGCTGATATTATGTCATTAGTACTATTAACTCCTCCTGGAGAAATGGGTGCTGACGTAGTAGTAGGTACTACTCAACGTTTTGGTATTCCACTAGGTTTTGGAGGTCCTCACGCTGCTTTCTTCGCCACTAAAGAAGAGTACAAGCGTAGTATGCCAGGTCGTATCATAGGGGTATCTAAAGATGCTGATGATAACTTCGCTCTACGTATGGCTTTACAAACTCGTGAGCAACATATCAAACGTGAAAAAGCGACATCTAATATCTGTACTGCTCAAGTATTATTAGCTGTTATGGCTAGTTTCTACGCAGTATACCACGGACCTAAAGGATTGACTAATATCGCTTCTTTAATCCACGCTAAAGCTGTAACTGTAGCTACTGAATTAGGTAAATTAGGTATTGAGCAAGTTAATGCTAACTTCTTCGACACTATCTTAGTGAAAGCTGATGCTGTTAAAGTAAAAGCTATCGCTGAAGCAAATAATATCAACTTCAACTATATCGATGCGAACACTATCTCTATTTCGTTAAACGAAACAGTAGAGGTAGCTGATGTTAATGCTATCGTGAATGTATTCGCTCAAGTAGTAGGTAAGCCTGCTACAGAAGTTACTGCATTAAGCACTGAAGTGAAATACCAAGCGAAGTTAAAACGTACTTCTAAATTCTTAGAGCACGCTGCATTTAACAGCTACCACTCAGAGACTGAACTAATGCGTTATATCAAAAAACTAGAGCGTAAAGACTTAGCTCTTAACCACTCTATGATCTCTTTAGGTTCATGTACTATGAAACTAAATGCTGCTGCTGAGATGTTGCCTTTGAGTAACGCACAGTGGAACAATGTTCACCCATTCGTTCCTGCTGATCAAGCACAAGGATATTTAGAGATGTTACACGCTTTAGAGCAACAATTAAACGTGATTACTGGTTTTGCTGGTACTACATTACAACCTAACTCTGGTGCTCAAGGAGAGTATGCTGGTCTTATGGCTATCCGTGCTTACCACCACTCTAGAAATGACTTCCAACGTGATATCGCGCTTATTCCTGCATCTGCACACGGTACTAACCCTGCATCTGCGGCTATGGCTGGTATGAAAGTAGTTGTTACTAAAACAACTCCTGAAGGAAACATCGACGTGGCTGACTTAAAAGCTAAAGCTGAACAATATAAAGACAACTTATCTTGTCTTATGGTTACTTACCCATCTACACATGGTGTATATGAGTCTGCTATTATGGAGATTACTCAAATCATTCACGATAACGGAGGACAGGTATATATGGATGGTGCGAATATGAACGCGCAAGTAGCAATCACTAACCCTGCTAATATCGGGGCTGACGTATGTCACTTAAACTTACACAAGACTTTCGCTATCCCTCATGGTGGTGGTGGACCTGGTGTAGGACCTATCTGTGTAGCGAAGCACTTAGTACCTTTCTTGCCAACTAACCCTGTGGTTAAAGTAGGTGGAGAACAAGGTATCACTGCTATCTCTGCTGCTCCTTATGGATCTGCATTAGTGTGTTTAATCTCTTACGGTTATATCACGATGTTAGGTACTGAAGGACTTACTAAAGTAACTCAACAAGCGATCTTAAACGCTAACTACATGAAGTCTCGTCTTGAGGAGCACTATTCTATCCTATATACAGGAGAGAAAGGACGTGCTGCACACGAGATGATCGTTGATGTACGTGAGTTTAAAGAAAAAGGTATTGAAGTAACAGATATCGCTAAGCGTCTTATCGATTACGGTTTCCACGCTCCTACTGTTTCTTTCCCTGTTGCTGGTACTTTAATGATCGAACCAACAGAAAGTGAAAGCAAAGAAGAGCTTGACAAATTCTGTGATGCAATGGCATCTATCCGTCAAGAAATTGAGAATGCAACACTAGATAACCCTGTTAACGAACTTAAGAATGCGCCTCATACATTAGCTTTATTAACAGCTGATAACTGGGATCTTCCTTACTCTAGACAGAAAGCAGCTTACCCTCTTCCATACGTAGCTGAGAACAAGTTATGGCCTACTGTACGTCGTATCGATGACGCTTATGGTGACAGAAACTTAGTGTGTTCTTGTGCTCCTATTGAAGTTTATATGGAGAACTAA
- a CDS encoding zinc finger domain-containing protein, with protein sequence MSKGQVHIRCSSCGTFNVDVEICATCGHSLNVVRQREQVRKAAERERIAKVLAEEPNVIEKFLLKMTKHPWLVVRLFFKVIYGVWFAVMAIAMFLAWLIGMIVA encoded by the coding sequence ATGTCTAAAGGTCAAGTTCATATTCGTTGCTCTAGTTGTGGAACATTTAATGTAGATGTAGAGATCTGCGCTACGTGCGGTCATTCTTTAAATGTGGTAAGACAAAGAGAACAAGTACGCAAAGCTGCTGAGCGAGAACGTATCGCTAAAGTTCTAGCAGAAGAACCAAACGTGATAGAGAAGTTCTTATTAAAGATGACGAAGCATCCTTGGTTAGTCGTTCGCTTATTTTTTAAAGTCATTTATGGAGTATGGTTTGCCGTTATGGCGATAGCTATGTTCTTAGCGTGGTTAATCGGAATGATAGTAGCATGA
- a CDS encoding DUF2975 domain-containing protein: protein MKLKLLTVIFIVLYIANLCVHFKDFQQGYNETECHDDKAYTTLVVKQTPSDTSDLHLSLTDKKTTDIQIREIKETIEVEVPKQHLNGISNFFIGLLGILTILLSPVIIVVFIKFFKNLYNGNIVSNSQIRRLQILAYFQLLLPVLGNIFIYYSNKEQQEVANIYNLDLAKYDYDFSLFIIPLILLLIVEVLKQHLTLKENAELTI, encoded by the coding sequence ATGAAACTGAAATTACTTACAGTTATATTTATTGTATTATATATAGCCAATCTTTGTGTACACTTTAAAGATTTTCAACAAGGGTATAATGAAACAGAATGTCATGATGATAAAGCGTATACTACTTTGGTCGTTAAACAGACTCCTAGTGATACCTCTGACCTTCATTTATCTCTAACAGATAAAAAAACTACTGATATACAAATACGTGAAATAAAAGAGACTATTGAAGTAGAAGTTCCTAAACAACATTTAAACGGGATTAGTAATTTCTTCATAGGTTTATTAGGTATCCTTACTATACTCCTTTCCCCAGTTATCATTGTTGTATTTATAAAATTCTTTAAAAACTTATATAACGGTAACATAGTATCTAATAGTCAAATAAGACGACTACAAATTCTAGCTTATTTTCAACTACTTCTACCTGTATTAGGGAATATATTTATTTATTATTCAAACAAAGAACAACAAGAAGTAGCTAATATCTATAACCTCGACCTAGCTAAGTATGACTATGATTTTTCGTTATTTATTATTCCTCTAATTCTGTTATTGATTGTTGAAGTATTAAAGCAACATTTAACTTTAAAAGAAAATGCTGAACTAACCATATAA
- a CDS encoding helix-turn-helix domain-containing protein — protein sequence MPIIVNLDVMMAKRKISLNELAERVGITVSNLSILKTNKAKAIRFSTLEAICKELDCQPADILEYVNED from the coding sequence ATGCCGATAATAGTAAACCTTGATGTAATGATGGCTAAGCGAAAGATATCGCTTAATGAGTTGGCTGAGCGTGTAGGTATCACAGTGAGTAATCTATCCATACTCAAGACCAATAAAGCGAAAGCCATACGCTTTAGTACATTAGAGGCAATCTGTAAAGAATTAGATTGTCAACCAGCTGATATATTAGAATATGTAAATGAAGACTAA
- a CDS encoding leucyl aminopeptidase family protein — protein MIQLVNNIKVNGNVVFVLSNDNKGTVEVPALLNDFVKAFEEGKKEEDFAKIGSQYFFFVKENATLEKMRLAGNNIRKQLDKKADNLTIVGNGASTLALVEGLMLSNYQFLKYFKEAEDMKFTLSNVEVKGDFTAKQISDLNNTVKAVYWARTMVNEPVSFLTATQLSKEIELLGKEANFSVKVLGRKEINELKMGGLIAVNKGSIEQATFTIIEYKPANPINKKPIVLVGKGVVYDTGGLSLKPTAGSMDSMKSDMGGAACMAGTIYAAALNEVNVHVIGLIPATDNRPGGDAYAPGDVITMYDGTTIEVLNTDAEGRMILGDAIAYANQYEPEVIIDAATLTGAALVVAGDMAACIMGNAEQTMDAIIASGYNVHERLAKLPFWDDYKDLLKSNVADMKNIGGRYAGTITAGKFLEHFAKAPYVHMDIAGPAWMDAPRDYKGNGGTGSGVRTLVDFLTNYKG, from the coding sequence ATGATACAATTAGTAAATAACATTAAGGTAAACGGAAATGTAGTTTTCGTTTTGAGTAATGACAATAAAGGAACTGTTGAGGTTCCTGCACTTCTAAATGACTTCGTAAAAGCATTTGAAGAAGGAAAGAAAGAAGAGGATTTCGCTAAAATAGGGAGTCAGTATTTCTTCTTTGTGAAAGAGAACGCGACTTTGGAGAAAATGCGTTTAGCAGGTAACAATATCCGCAAACAATTAGACAAAAAGGCTGATAACTTGACTATCGTAGGTAACGGTGCTTCTACATTAGCTTTAGTAGAAGGATTAATGTTGTCTAACTACCAATTCTTAAAGTATTTCAAAGAGGCGGAAGATATGAAGTTCACTTTATCAAATGTTGAGGTAAAAGGTGACTTCACAGCGAAGCAAATCAGTGATTTAAATAATACAGTAAAAGCTGTCTACTGGGCGCGTACTATGGTAAACGAGCCAGTAAGTTTCTTAACTGCTACACAGTTATCTAAAGAGATAGAGTTATTAGGTAAAGAGGCTAACTTCTCTGTAAAAGTATTAGGACGCAAAGAGATAAACGAATTGAAGATGGGTGGGTTAATCGCCGTGAACAAAGGTTCTATCGAGCAAGCAACTTTCACTATTATTGAGTACAAACCTGCTAACCCTATCAACAAAAAACCTATCGTATTAGTAGGTAAAGGTGTGGTATATGATACAGGAGGATTAAGCTTAAAACCAACTGCAGGTTCTATGGACTCTATGAAGAGTGATATGGGAGGTGCTGCTTGTATGGCTGGTACTATCTATGCTGCTGCTTTAAATGAAGTAAATGTACATGTGATCGGGTTAATCCCTGCTACAGATAACCGCCCTGGTGGTGATGCGTATGCTCCTGGAGATGTTATCACGATGTATGATGGTACTACTATCGAGGTATTAAATACAGATGCTGAAGGGCGTATGATCTTAGGGGATGCTATTGCTTATGCTAATCAATATGAGCCTGAGGTAATCATCGATGCGGCTACACTTACGGGTGCTGCATTAGTAGTAGCTGGAGATATGGCTGCGTGTATTATGGGGAATGCTGAGCAAACGATGGATGCTATCATCGCTTCAGGATATAATGTACACGAGCGTCTTGCTAAGTTACCTTTCTGGGATGACTATAAGGATTTGCTAAAATCTAATGTGGCTGATATGAAGAATATCGGTGGACGTTATGCAGGTACTATCACAGCAGGTAAATTCTTAGAGCACTTCGCTAAAGCGCCTTATGTACATATGGATATCGCAGGTCCAGCTTGGATGGATGCACCTAGAGATTATAAAGGTAATGGTGGTACAGGAAGTGGAGTACGTACTCTAGTTGACTTCTTGACTAACTATAAAGGATAA